In Pedosphaera parvula Ellin514, the sequence TTCCGATGACTTTGCCTTCCTGGCTGCCTTGGGCAGAGCCCTTGTTAATTGCTTCTCTGCGTGGTAAAGGTCTTTGATTTCCAATAGAAACATGTCATCCAACGAATCGATTGTTTGCATGGGCGCAAGCCTTTCGGTTTCAAATCTTCCTATCTATGGCTGACTTCAAGATCGTTTTCCACATTGCCCGCCCCCGCCGCCTGTTCGGCCAGTTGAAAAACCTGCTGCTTTTCCTGCGCTGAATGCACTGGCCCACGTAAAATGACTCTTCCATTGGCAGTAATGATCTTGACGTTCTTGGCTGTCATGGAGAGACCATCATCCTTCATCACGGAGCGGCGAATGTTTTGCGTGATCTGCAAATCCGCTTTTGATTCCGATTGTGACGTAGGAGTCACCGCGCCAGGCTGACGATCCCTTTCATTCCTGGCAGTATTGTCAGCGGCTGCGCCGCCGTCGGAATGAGGTTGATAAATAAACACAGCGGCTGATCCCGTAGCAGCGCCAGCTTCGGGCCAGCTGACATCATCAAATGGACGCGCTTGCTGGAACCGGTCGAATGTTATGTCGGTCATAAACTTGTCTCTCGTGCCGGAATTGACATTCAAAGAATCTACAGGAATCGCGTACATTTGTTTTCGAGCCTGTTGGTTCGCGTCTTTGATCATCGAACCGGGTTTTACGATCGCAAAAATCTCCTTTGAACCATTTACATCCACCAGCAAGTCGGAAATCTTGCCGAACTCCTGACCCTCTCGATTGACAATTTGTTTTCCAACCAGATCACTTGCTAATTGCACGCTGCCACCTGGTCTGGAGGTTTCACCGCTTCCCGTCGCCCGGCCGGTTGGCGGCAAAGCTGGCACGGCTGGAGGTTGATTTACAAGGGCGGGTGCCTGCTTTTGATAATATTGGTACATCTGCTTCATGTGCGAGGCGTCTCCCAGGTTTGCCAACTGAGCCTTGTCAAATCTCGGAGCGGTATTCCAGCGATCCTGCGTAATGTCCAGCGAAAGGGTATCTTTCTTGCTCGTGGCAGCAGATACGGCGGAGGGAGGAACCGCCTTTTCATGCCCGCCAATTCGAGCCACTCCGCCCGATGAAATGATGACGTAATCGAGACGTCCGGAGCGCGTATCCACCACCAGGTCTTTAATCGAGCCAATTCTGTCTCCGTTTTTGGTTTCGACATTTTTTCCCATCAAAGATTTGGCGGTTATTCCCAGATCACTGGTCATTTCCCTGGAAGTGTGACTGCTCGAGAGAACATTGGTTGTAACCTGTTGCCCAGCCAATCCCGATGATTGGCTGGAACTCTGATTTGGCGCGTCGGGGGTTTGTGCAAAAACTTGGATCGAGCCAACACCAGGGCTTAAGGTGCCAAAGGCTAAAAGGGCGCACCTCAACAGATAGTGTTTCATCAAAAACTATCGATCCGGGTCATTGCACCTGCCATGGGGCCTTTTGCCCAAGTTTCCAAACCCGGCGCAAGGGTCAGATGTTTTGGGCAAAGGAAATCAATTGGCGATACTCAGTCAGAACCGTCCGAAGAAAAACGTCCAACGCCTTCACCTGTAAATCCACGGACGCCAGATGCGGCGTTTCGAAAATGATTTCAAAAGGAATCGGAATCACGTCACTTGGCGCTGCAAGCACACCGTCATAGCTGCCGTAAATAATCGAGTCCTGTGCCGCAAACCCATCGATCAATGGATGGCAATTCCTCGGCAGAACCTTTCCAGCCTCAATTAATGCGGGGCGCAGCAGGTTCCTGGTCAGCGTGCAGCCACGTACGAAACCATAAATGCCATCGCTCGTATCATCTGCATGCAGTTGGATGATTCCATTAAAGTGCAGCGAGCGCAGTTCATGTTCCAGGTGTTGCACTTCGGCTTCCACCGAGGATTTCCAAAACTCCCGGTTCAAGTCGAGCCCGCGCCGTGAATGCCGCGTGTTGTCTTCGAATCCTGTTGGATTGCAGATCGGGTAGGCGCAGATTACGTAGTTCTGTGCCAACTCTGGTGCTTCCGCCAGATCCAGGAGAAAACGAATCAACGCCAAAGTTCCCGCTGGTTCGTCCCCATGAATGGCCGCAAAAATTCCCAGGCGAATGGGGTCATGGCTGTTCGGACCACGGAAAACAAACCGGGGAATGGAATAGGGTTCTCCCTTTACCTCGAAGGTGGGGAGAAAGTTGACCTCAATACTTTTATGTTGAAAGAGCGGCTCCAACAGATGGTGAATGGAACGCCGCCCGTTTTCTCTCATCAGGCGGCACGCAGCCCGACTTTCCAACTCCCCATCCATGCCAATTCCATTCTCGTCGAAAATCTTTCTAATCACAAGCATAGGACACCTCGAATTGGGTATCCATTCAAATTCACGCTGGTTCC encodes:
- a CDS encoding PRC-barrel domain-containing protein, which translates into the protein MKHYLLRCALLAFGTLSPGVGSIQVFAQTPDAPNQSSSQSSGLAGQQVTTNVLSSSHTSREMTSDLGITAKSLMGKNVETKNGDRIGSIKDLVVDTRSGRLDYVIISSGGVARIGGHEKAVPPSAVSAATSKKDTLSLDITQDRWNTAPRFDKAQLANLGDASHMKQMYQYYQKQAPALVNQPPAVPALPPTGRATGSGETSRPGGSVQLASDLVGKQIVNREGQEFGKISDLLVDVNGSKEIFAIVKPGSMIKDANQQARKQMYAIPVDSLNVNSGTRDKFMTDITFDRFQQARPFDDVSWPEAGAATGSAAVFIYQPHSDGGAAADNTARNERDRQPGAVTPTSQSESKADLQITQNIRRSVMKDDGLSMTAKNVKIITANGRVILRGPVHSAQEKQQVFQLAEQAAGAGNVENDLEVSHR
- a CDS encoding succinylglutamate desuccinylase/aspartoacylase domain-containing protein → MLVIRKIFDENGIGMDGELESRAACRLMRENGRRSIHHLLEPLFQHKSIEVNFLPTFEVKGEPYSIPRFVFRGPNSHDPIRLGIFAAIHGDEPAGTLALIRFLLDLAEAPELAQNYVICAYPICNPTGFEDNTRHSRRGLDLNREFWKSSVEAEVQHLEHELRSLHFNGIIQLHADDTSDGIYGFVRGCTLTRNLLRPALIEAGKVLPRNCHPLIDGFAAQDSIIYGSYDGVLAAPSDVIPIPFEIIFETPHLASVDLQVKALDVFLRTVLTEYRQLISFAQNI